One genomic window of Saccopteryx bilineata isolate mSacBil1 chromosome 4, mSacBil1_pri_phased_curated, whole genome shotgun sequence includes the following:
- the EIF4EBP3 gene encoding eukaryotic translation initiation factor 4E-binding protein 3 yields MSTSTSCPIPGGRGQLPDYYSTTPGGTLYATTPGGTRIIYDRKFLLGCKNSPIARTPPCRLPQIPGVTTPPTAPPSKLEELKEQKETEEEIPDDAQFEMDI; encoded by the exons ATGTCTACATCCACGAGCTGCCCGATACCCGGTGGCAGAGGCCAGCTGCCCGACTACTACAGCACCACGCCGGGGGGCACGCTATACGCCACTACCCCGGGAG GCACCAGGATCATCTACGACCGAAAGTTCCTGCTGGGTTGCAAGAACTCACCCATTGCCCGGACACCCCCCTGCCGCCTCCCTCAGATTCCCGGGGTCACAACTCCTCCAACAGCACCACCCTCCAAGCTGGAAGAGCTGAAGGAGcagaaggagacagaggaagagatacCCG ATGACGCACAGTTTGAAATGGACATCTGA
- the SRA1 gene encoding steroid receptor RNA activator 1 isoform X1 — protein MAELYVKPGNKERGWNDPPQFSYGLQTQAGGSKRTQLTKRVAAPQDGAPRDLFPELHSVPTSETSPGAPPMGPPPSSSKAYRPPAVGNCPASTVQPTDSPVVECETLLEDVLRPLEQALDDCRGHTKKQVCGDISRRLALLQEQWAGGKLSTPVKKRMALLVQELSSHRWDAADDIHRSLMVDHVTEVSQWMVGVKRLIAEKRSLSSEEEANEEKSTATAEENQTVQQDP, from the exons ATGGCGGAGCTGTACGTTAAGCCGG GCAACAAGGAGCGCGGCTGGAACGACCCGCCTCAGTTCTCCTACGGGCTGCAGACCCAGGCCGGCGGATCCAAGCGCACCCAGCTGACCAAGAGGGTCGCCGCTCCCCAGGATGGAGCCCCCAGAG ATCTCTTCCCAGAACTCCATAGTG TCCCTACCTCAGAGACTTCTCCTGGGGCCCCCCCAATGGGGCCTCCACCTTCTTCCAGTAAGGCTTACAGGCCCCCAGCTGTGGGGAATTGTCCTGCCTCCACTGTGCAGCCCACAGATTCCCCAGTTGTTGAGTGTGAGACTCTGCTGGAAGATGTGCTGAGACCTTTGGAACAGGCATTGGATGATTGCCGTGGACACACCAAG AAGCAGGTATGTGGTGACATCAGCCGGCGCCTGGCTCTGCTGCAGGAACAGTGGGCTGGAGGGAAGCTGTCAACACCTGTGAAGAAGAGGATGGCCTTGCTGGTGCAAG agctttCAAGCCACAGGTGGGATGCAGCAGATGACATCCACCGCTCACTCATGGTCGACCATGTGACTGAGGTCAGTCAGTGGATGGTGGGAGTTAAAAGATTAATTGCAGAAAAGAGGAGTCTGTCTTCAGAGGAAGAGGCTAATGAAGAGAAATCTACAGCCACAGCTGAGGAGAACCAGACTGTCCAACAGGATCCATAA
- the SRA1 gene encoding steroid receptor RNA activator 1 isoform X2: MAELYVKPGNKERGWNDPPQFSYGLQTQAGGSKRTQLTKRVAAPQDGAPRVPTSETSPGAPPMGPPPSSSKAYRPPAVGNCPASTVQPTDSPVVECETLLEDVLRPLEQALDDCRGHTKKQVCGDISRRLALLQEQWAGGKLSTPVKKRMALLVQELSSHRWDAADDIHRSLMVDHVTEVSQWMVGVKRLIAEKRSLSSEEEANEEKSTATAEENQTVQQDP, from the exons ATGGCGGAGCTGTACGTTAAGCCGG GCAACAAGGAGCGCGGCTGGAACGACCCGCCTCAGTTCTCCTACGGGCTGCAGACCCAGGCCGGCGGATCCAAGCGCACCCAGCTGACCAAGAGGGTCGCCGCTCCCCAGGATGGAGCCCCCAGAG TCCCTACCTCAGAGACTTCTCCTGGGGCCCCCCCAATGGGGCCTCCACCTTCTTCCAGTAAGGCTTACAGGCCCCCAGCTGTGGGGAATTGTCCTGCCTCCACTGTGCAGCCCACAGATTCCCCAGTTGTTGAGTGTGAGACTCTGCTGGAAGATGTGCTGAGACCTTTGGAACAGGCATTGGATGATTGCCGTGGACACACCAAG AAGCAGGTATGTGGTGACATCAGCCGGCGCCTGGCTCTGCTGCAGGAACAGTGGGCTGGAGGGAAGCTGTCAACACCTGTGAAGAAGAGGATGGCCTTGCTGGTGCAAG agctttCAAGCCACAGGTGGGATGCAGCAGATGACATCCACCGCTCACTCATGGTCGACCATGTGACTGAGGTCAGTCAGTGGATGGTGGGAGTTAAAAGATTAATTGCAGAAAAGAGGAGTCTGTCTTCAGAGGAAGAGGCTAATGAAGAGAAATCTACAGCCACAGCTGAGGAGAACCAGACTGTCCAACAGGATCCATAA
- the APBB3 gene encoding amyloid-beta A4 precursor protein-binding family B member 3, with amino-acid sequence MLGKDYMLAIILVNCDDDLWGDQTLEGEPGLPAGWRKIHDAAGTYYWHVPSGSTQWQRPTWEPGDAEDPSTRTERIWGLRPPKGRSFSSLESSLDRSNSLFWYGEESYIQSMEPGAKCFAVRSLGWVEVPEEDLVPGKSSIAVNNCIQQLAQTRSRSQHQDGAWGEGQNMLMILKKDAMSLVNPLDHSLIHCQPLVHIRVWGVGSSKGRDFAFVAGDKDSCMLKCHVFCCDVPAKAIASALHGLCAQILSERVGVSGDSSCCSLDPISPEDLPRQVELLDAVSQAAQKYEALYVGTLPVTKAMGMDVLNEAIGILTTRGNRDAWIPAMLSVSDSLMTACPIQAEADAEEEPLWQCPVRLVTFIGVGRDPHTFGLIADLGRQSFQCAAFWCQPHAGGLSEAVQAACMVQYQKCLVASAARGKAWGAQARARLRLKRTSSMDSPGGSLPLPLLKGGVGGAGAAPRKRGIFSFLDAFRLKPSLLHMP; translated from the exons ATGCTGGGCAAGGATTACATGCTGGCCATAATTCTGGTCAACTGCGATG ATGACTTGTGGGGGGACCAGACTCTGGAGGGAGAGCCAGGCCTGCCCGCTGGCTGGAGGAAGATCCACGATGCTGCAGGTACTTACTATTGGCACGTACCCAGCGGTAGTACCCAGTGGCAGCGCCCAACCTGGGAGCctggagatgcagaggacccaagcaCG AGGACGGAAAGGATTTGGGGACTCCGGCCCCCCAAGGGGAGATCCTTCTCCAGCCTGGAGAGCTCACTGGACCGGAG CAACTCTCTGTTTTGGTATGGTGAGGAATCCTACATCCAGAGCATGGAACCAGGAGCTAAG TGCTTTGCAGTCCGCTCTCTGGGCTGGGTAGAGGTACCAGAAGAGGACCTGGTTCCAGGCAAGAGCAGTATTGCAGTTAATAACTGCATCCAGCAGCTGGCCCAGACCCGCAGCCGGAGCCAGCACCAAGATGGTGCCTGGGGCGAG GGCCAGAACATGCTAATGATCCTGAAGAAGGATGCCATGAGCTTGGTGAATCCCTTGGATCATAGTTTGATCCACTGCCAGCCTCTGGTGCACATCCGTGTATGGGGTGTGGGCAGCTCCAAGGGCCG GGACTTCGCCTTTGTGGCGGGTGACAAAGACAGCTGTATGCTCAAGTGTCATGTGTTTTGCTGTGACGTCCCTGCCAAGGCCATTGCCAGTGCCCTACATGGACTCTGTGCCCAG ATCTTGTCAGAGCGAGTAGGGGTCAGTGGCGATTCCTCCTGCTGTTCCCTAGACCCCATCTCCCCCGAAGATCTGCCAAGGCAAG TGGAACTGCTGGATGCAGTGAGCCAGGCTGCTCAGAAGTACGAGGCACTGTACGTGGGGACCCTGCCAGTCACCAAAGCCATGG GAATGGATGTGCTGAACGAAGCCATTGGTATCCTCACCACCCGGGGAAACCGGGATGCCTGGATCCCCGCCATGCTTAGTGTGTCTGATTCTCTCATGACTGCATGTCCCATTCAG GCAGAGGCTGATGCAGAGGAGGAGCCACTGTGGCAGTGCCCTGTGCGCCTTGTGACGTTTATTGGTGTTGGCCGCGACCCACACACCTTTGGCCTCATTGCTGACCTGGGCCGTCAGAGCTTCCAGTGTGCGGCCTTTTGGTGCCAGCCCCACGCAGGGGGACTCTCCGAAGCTGTGCAGGCTGCTTGTATG GTTCAGTACCAGAAGTGTCTTGTGGCCTCTGCAGCTCGAGGCAAGGCCTGGGGTGCCCAGGCCCGTGCCCGCCTGCGGCTCAAGCGGACCAGCTCCATGGACTCCCCAGGaggttccctccctctccccctgctcaaaggaggggttgggggtgcagGGGCAGCTCCTCGAAAGCGGGGCATCTTCTCTTTTCTTGATGCCTTCAGGCTGAAACCCTCTCTGCTCCATATGCCCTAG